The following is a genomic window from Neodiprion lecontei isolate iyNeoLeco1 chromosome 4, iyNeoLeco1.1, whole genome shotgun sequence.
CCTTGGGTTCACTCGATCGTCGTTCAGTTAGGCTGGATATGTTGAGCATCATCATTCCTTGATTCAGCAATTCTTTGACACGCTCGCCCGTCCCACCACTCCACAAGATGTCCAAAGACTGTCGACGGCTTGAACTAGCTGTAAATATACAAAGGAAAAGGAGCACTCATTCTGTAGGTATTGTAAGtagtattatttataaatagtaATGTAAGTATTGCCGTGATTGAAACATGATCGATCAACTAATTCAAAGTGgattttacatgaaattctGGATTTTCAGCGAATTATTACTCACTAGAACTACTGCAGCTTGCGTCTCCGGCGGCCGAACTCCTGGAAATCCAGTTTGCCAAGCTCGAGTCGAGTTTGGCTCGACTTTTCATTGATGGGCTCCTCGTAACCTCCGATTTCTTATCATCGTTGATCGTGACGTCGTGGACTCTGGATATGGCAGGTAAAGATTGTTGTGTAACTAGTTTCTTGCGAATCTGTTCCTCTTTAACCGGCTGAATTACACTGTCCGGGATCGTCGAGTTTACAGCCTCAGGGCTAAAGTCAGTTGGCAGCGGTTTGTAGGGTATGGGGTCATCCTCGTCCGAGTAAGTTTCATTGTTGTAGCAATTTTCTTCAGGTGAATTGTTCAGGCTAATTTCCGTCCACTCATCACCGTTTTGTAAAACCCCGTTcaccttctttttcttctccgaATCCTGGGgcgatattattttcagctttttttctcttcccgAACTCGACGATAGGTCCGATAGCTGTGGCGTTGACGTGCTCGACTTGTTCGGCATTGCGTTGATATGTTTCACTTCCATTGCCGCAATACTTCGAGGCCTGTCTCGTTTTATGTATTTTCTAGGCTCCGTTGACGACAGGTTCAAATTACTTAAGCCTAAGTATTCTGAATTGGGGTCGTTATCAGGCTGTTAAAAAACCAAAtccattaatttttctcttccactCTCGAGCGATACTTGCGCCCACTGATACTCACCCTCGTCGGCAGCAGGCAGGGAGGATGTGGTCCCATTCTTTCCGGCAGTCTCAAATACTCATCGCTCGTGTAATCCGTGCTATCTGGTGATCCGGTTTTGCTCGAGTCTGTTGGTGTAGCAGTATTCGTTTGGTTCGAGGAATAATGCGATGAGTCTCCGGTTCGATTTCCAAGATAATCGGACCCGTCGTATTTCCGTGTCTGCAATTAGTGGacgaagaaaattcaattcaattgttTAAATCATAACCATTTCCAGACATACCCTGTGAATTTCATCGCTAATTCGTTCCAAATTCCGCAATGCTTCGGCGTATGTCATTTTGGCATCAGCTACCGATCTCTCCAGAATTCCGACCCGCAATTTTTGTTCGTCCAGCATTTGGTTGAACTGAGCCTTCATTTCGTAGTACGGCCTGCACAGATTATTAATCAACGATTATTTCGTTTGGTTTCTAGTCGgtccatatttttttccatcatatTTCTTAGTACGATTTTAATTTATGGGCATATATTAAATGAGAATGAACTAATTGCTACAACAAAGCCCTCGCTTCTTCAGTAAGTTTTAAAAGTAAGCTCAAGATTTTAGTTTGGGTTTCTGGTAGCATGGACGGGAACGTTTGATACATGTTCATTTCAACTAATAGCatatgaaataatatatttattgcaCAAGCCAGGGGCGAGCAAGTAAACAAGTAagtgagagaaagaaagaaataaaaggattttttaataatatgcgaatgaaaatttttgcatctAGCAAAATAAATCTTAggttctctcttttttttttgttaaaatcttatatggaaaaaaaaaaatagaattaacTCTATCCTACTTACAACATGAGCAAGTTGTGCCTGTAGGCGATACTGTTTATCAGAAGTAAGCTGCGGCGTGCACCCATACTGCCAACATTAACATAATCAGTAAATACTCTAGTTCTactaaaaaaatgtagaaaaaattataattaggGTTGACAGAAagtatcaatgaaaaaaaacattacattCACATATTTAAAGGTATAAAGAAAACATTCTACCACCATGTGTAATTAGTTTTGTGTAAGTACGTCATGTCTGCGAggagaaacagaaaaattacttttttcgcATTCAAACAGGCAATGATTTGATATTCATCTGTAACTAAAAATTGTACtacataattattaattgGGTAAGTTTGAAGAACGATAACTAACCAAGAGTATTTTCTGTATCCCAAAGAATtacaagattaaaaaaaaaatatgaaaataaaaagttgcaatatttaaacaaagtTCGTTGTAAATAAGCATGCATGGAAAAAGTACATCATAATGGATTCGAAATAAGGGtggattaaaaatttaccaattACGTTTGTAAAGATTGTGAATTAATCTTGAAAATAGGAGAgacaaatcttttttttttgtaataattcgAAGACAAAGCATACAATATCAAACTTTGATCTATAATAATCAGTCTCACTATTCGAACCCAATACTTCGAGCAAgtcaatataaaaaaacactTGTATGGTGTGACAATATAACATATAATTCATGCGACGTCAAACTACCAACcatatgtaaaaaatgttgaaaaatttgtattttatattacaaGCAATCCTGTTGACGGTattaaatgttgaaaatagtgCCAAAAGGGATCATCTTATACCTCGACTTGGCTATGGCACGTTTTAATTCCCTCTGAAGCCTCTGAACATTGTGCTCTGCTCTGTGATACGCAGCTGTTGTTTGCCTGTGCTCAACCTCTGACAATGCTCTTTCGTGTTCCGATTCGTTCACTCTGGAAGTTGCGTGGTTCAGCATTTCCTacgttggaaataaaaaagttgCTTAAAATATTCATAAGGATTAAAAAGAGGCGATAAAAATAGCCTTACCTGCCAAGCGTGATCAAAGCATCTGCCTTCTGTTCTCAGCCCTTCTTCAGCAAGGTAGACCATTTCTTTGGCGGCGGCGTGCTGACTGTTGGCTCTTTCGAACCTGATCGCTGCCTTTTGCGTCTCCTGCAGAGCCTGAGgatggaaaaagaatgaaggATGGTGTAAAACAGTGTACGATTCAAAGTGGTAAGTGGAAATAAATGTTTCGTACCTCTTTTGCCTTGAATCTTGAATCATAATAGGGTCGCGACTTTTCAATACAAGCGCCGAGCTTTTTAGCAAGTGCGTCAATCTTCACTGTAGATTCGCACAGTAACTGCCTAAAAGTTGCTCTCGCTTCCTGGCGAggcatgaaaaaaatgtataaaaatgatatataCCTCTCTATATGTATGAATTCtaataaattgaatacaatgattgaaatgatttttgggaagtctattttttcaaagatgaAACAGCCagaagattttctttttctgccaGATAtagtaatattttatatcaaGAGGATTCAATTATGTTTTGAAAATAGCCGTCAATAAGgagagttttgaaaataacgaCCACAACTATATCAGCATTGAAGAATAAGTGATTGTCGTTGCAAGCGCAACAATGATAAAACATGTAGTGCGTGATGCGCAGACGTTTAATGTAAAACGTCTCCTGGTCTATTTCTATCTCGAATACAACGACAGTGATTGAGTCACACACCCCCATTATCCATTTGTCTGTGGCTCATGATCAGAGTTAATTGGCTCAATGAAATCTAGTCGCAAGCAGTTCCCAACCTGTGTTATGTGTCCCCTGCTACTATTATGTGTATCAATATCATTCTACACATTAGGTTCTCTATCTACCTCTTAATTCTTTCATGCATCAATTCTCAGGTATGTTCAAGCACGGCTGAATTGTACAAAATATgatggtaaaataaaaacgaatgaaagCCAGCGAAATTTGCTCATTTTATGTTTTCTCCTTCAGACGGGCAAAGAAACAGTTTGTCACCGTCTTACTCACGTCTAAGTCGACTTCCAGTTTGTTTATATCATCTGTGGCGGTATTGAGACGCTCCAATTCGATCtgaaacaagaataaaaaaatattgcaactTCAGGATCTGTTAGGATGTACTTAAAGCAGGGTAAATTGTGCCTTGCCAATTCTTCCGCTTTGAAACGTTCTCCCGGCAGAATCGTACCAATTTGCTCGACCATTAATTATCTTGTTTAAACTCGTGACCTTGCTTGTCGGTCTTCTATCCATCGTTACTTTCACGGATTAGCTCATAATTTTAAATAGAATACCACTTCTTCGCAACTGTGCTGTAATGCTTTGAAATTGT
Proteins encoded in this region:
- the LOC107220313 gene encoding uncharacterized protein LOC107220313 isoform X3, translated to MSEREQKDRDNDSDRIDDAVDPRVQIELERLNTATDDINKLEVDLDEARATFRQLLCESTVKIDALAKKLGACIEKSRPYYDSRFKAKEALQETQKAAIRFERANSQHAAAKEMVYLAEEGLRTEGRCFDHAWQEMLNHATSRVNESEHERALSEVEHRQTTAAYHRAEHNVQRLQRELKRAIAKSRPYYEMKAQFNQMLDEQKLRVGILERSVADAKMTYAEALRNLERISDEIHRTRKYDGSDYLGNRTGDSSHYSSNQTNTATPTDSSKTGSPDSTDYTSDEYLRLPERMGPHPPCLLPTRPDNDPNSEYLGLSNLNLSSTEPRKYIKRDRPRSIAAMEVKHINAMPNKSSTSTPQLSDLSSSSGREKKLKIISPQDSEKKKKVNGVLQNGDEWTEISLNNSPEENCYNNETYSDEDDPIPYKPLPTDFSPEAVNSTIPDSVIQPVKEEQIRKKLVTQQSLPAISRVHDVTINDDKKSEVTRSPSMKSRAKLDSSLANWISRSSAAGDASCSSSTSSSRRQSLDILWSGGTGERVKELLNQGMMMLNISSLTERRSSEPKATEKDKEKADKAEKAEAKGKKVPSPLEKSMSYLNPEEETSDSESLASVEMLTEDQISSLMMEQDMNVVCQEILGTPLVEVCPLLQQLQEQQ
- the LOC107220313 gene encoding uncharacterized protein LOC107220313 isoform X1, yielding MSEREQKDRDNDSDRIDDAVDPRVQIELERLNTATDDINKLEVDLDEARATFRQLLCESTVKIDALAKKLGACIEKSRPYYDSRFKAKEALQETQKAAIRFERANSQHAAAKEMVYLAEEGLRTEGRCFDHAWQEMLNHATSRVNESEHERALSEVEHRQTTAAYHRAEHNVQRLQRELKRAIAKSSMGARRSLLLINSIAYRHNLLMLPYYEMKAQFNQMLDEQKLRVGILERSVADAKMTYAEALRNLERISDEIHRTRKYDGSDYLGNRTGDSSHYSSNQTNTATPTDSSKTGSPDSTDYTSDEYLRLPERMGPHPPCLLPTRPDNDPNSEYLGLSNLNLSSTEPRKYIKRDRPRSIAAMEVKHINAMPNKSSTSTPQLSDLSSSSGREKKLKIISPQDSEKKKKVNGVLQNGDEWTEISLNNSPEENCYNNETYSDEDDPIPYKPLPTDFSPEAVNSTIPDSVIQPVKEEQIRKKLVTQQSLPAISRVHDVTINDDKKSEVTRSPSMKSRAKLDSSLANWISRSSAAGDASCSSSTSSSRRQSLDILWSGGTGERVKELLNQGMMMLNISSLTERRSSEPKATEKDKEKADKAEKAEAKGKKVPSPLEKSMSYLNPEEETSDSESLASVEMLTEDQISSLMMEQDMNVVCQEILGTPLVEVCPLLQQLQEQQ
- the LOC107220313 gene encoding uncharacterized protein LOC107220313 isoform X2, which gives rise to MVEQIGTILPGERFKAEELIELERLNTATDDINKLEVDLDEARATFRQLLCESTVKIDALAKKLGACIEKSRPYYDSRFKAKEALQETQKAAIRFERANSQHAAAKEMVYLAEEGLRTEGRCFDHAWQEMLNHATSRVNESEHERALSEVEHRQTTAAYHRAEHNVQRLQRELKRAIAKSSMGARRSLLLINSIAYRHNLLMLPYYEMKAQFNQMLDEQKLRVGILERSVADAKMTYAEALRNLERISDEIHRTRKYDGSDYLGNRTGDSSHYSSNQTNTATPTDSSKTGSPDSTDYTSDEYLRLPERMGPHPPCLLPTRPDNDPNSEYLGLSNLNLSSTEPRKYIKRDRPRSIAAMEVKHINAMPNKSSTSTPQLSDLSSSSGREKKLKIISPQDSEKKKKVNGVLQNGDEWTEISLNNSPEENCYNNETYSDEDDPIPYKPLPTDFSPEAVNSTIPDSVIQPVKEEQIRKKLVTQQSLPAISRVHDVTINDDKKSEVTRSPSMKSRAKLDSSLANWISRSSAAGDASCSSSTSSSRRQSLDILWSGGTGERVKELLNQGMMMLNISSLTERRSSEPKATEKDKEKADKAEKAEAKGKKVPSPLEKSMSYLNPEEETSDSESLASVEMLTEDQISSLMMEQDMNVVCQEILGTPLVEVCPLLQQLQEQQ